The Phaseolus vulgaris cultivar G19833 chromosome 5, P. vulgaris v2.0, whole genome shotgun sequence genomic interval GTTACAGGGAAGAAGCATTCTAGAGTAATAAGGCACAAGCTTTTGATCTAAAATTTTGGTTGATTCACGGTGTAACTGATGGATTCATTAAAACTTCTCGGTAATATGATAAAAACATTTAGTCTCGTGAAAAATGAGGAGGTGAAAGAAAACTAAGTTTGGATTAAGTAAAAATAAgtgaaaaatcaaatatttttttattaaaattagtataattttcattttatattattatattacaaaTTTGACTAAATCTCATCCTcacatttattattatcataacaTAAATCATGACTCAATTTTAATAATGGCAACGGGAAATTTAAGTGTTAGAAAGTGTTTttggttaatttttttactCAACCAACACAATATCATGTCTTTCCATTACGAAAATGAGTCTCAGCCATATACTTATTTCCTTGCAATAAAACATAATTTCTCATTAATTAGCAATTATAATTCacagtttaatttttttgtaaatatataaaaataatggcATGGAGACTGACATTCCAGTTCAAAAGCAAGTAGGTTTATTTAAAAATACCACAAAGCTTAAATAGGGGAAGAAATTAAGATGATATATGAAGTTCAGCCATGCACCTCATAACACAACGTTTTTGCGTGTTCTATTCCAAAATAAACATATCTATCTACAATACAAATAGAAGACACTTCCATGTaagtcactacaaaaaaacgtgtatgtgatggcggttattttcgtaaATACTGACATTTTCATAAACCGCGTACCGCCAGAATTCTTGCTGCCACAAATTTAATATGACGGTCAATTGAGAACCGTTGTAGTAGACGCCATATTATGCATTGTATAATGTGGCGGTTTTAAGCGTGTAATTTACGTCAGTTATAAATGTCATAATGTTAAAACTGGTTAAACTAATTCTAGAGTAAATAGTGGTAGTTCTAACCGCCACTTAATACAATATAgtatgacatttataataccttttataactgtcataattcgaatattaaatatttaattttatttttaatatttataataatttatttaattctattttataatttaattttataatattatttaatttcatatcataattaaactttaatttgatttcataatattatttaatttgatattataattaaattcatttCGTGAATATAATACATATGCATTAACTCAGAGTTCTTTTCTTGAGATTTTTCTTTAGCCAAATTACCTAATTCTGTgtctaatttattcaattaattCAGTTCCAAACTTTTCCAATTCATCCATCACCAATCCAATTTCACAAAAAAACAATAAgctcaaaaaataataattaaataattaatttttacatCCATCATTGTCAAACAAGTAGGCGAATTAAGGAAACAAGTTATAAGCACTAGCTTAAAGTAATAATCCAATTTCCTTTCCATAAGGAGTTTTCTGGTTTCATATATATGCATATTTATggtaagaaaataaaaccattaTTGGTTTTATACAATAATAATTCTTCAAACATCATGTACTTAGAACAATTTTAGACTTTGCAGTAGGTCGATTCTCCATAAATGTACTCAAGAACTGCGATGACTCCAAAAACAAAGGTTTGATCCATCCAGGTTTCACCACCACATTACACAAAACCTTGCTTTCCATCAATATCTCCACTTCTTTATTCACCCCAACCTATATATAAATGGACCAAACACATATTTATTATTGTcatgttatatataatttacaGAAAAAACCTTAAAACTTGAAAGATAGCGTACCTGGGCAATTACTGGGCAATATCAGCTACAGCCTCTACTTCTCCCACTGTTTCACCAGTTAGCTGCAAAAGGAACATTGCATAAGGGATGGAGCAGTTTATAAGATCAACAATGTAAAGAAAAGTAAAGAGAAAAGGAGCAACTAAGCAATTATGAGAGTTGAAGGGTTGTTTATTTCATGCTTTACCTAGCTCTACAGACATCGATAATTTATAATCCAAGGGATTGAAActaaaaaccaaaaataaaaccaacagaaaaaaaaattctagccAATGAAAGAAAACCTGCAGAGGGAAAAGATGCTGAGAAAGATATCACTTGCAAAAGAAAAATACAGAGATACCTAAACCTTGGCCAAAAAAACTTTGAACAGAATTGAGATACACTAGGCTTTGAAATTGGCAATAAACATATATGAAGACCTTActgaaaacaaaagaaactacaaaacaTAGAAAATATAAACTGTGGAGAATGGGGATACataactaaaatatataatagaaCCAATGAGGAAAatggagaaagaaaataaaagagtaGAACCTGTTTGATTCAAATCTAGAAAGGTTATATAGAATGCAGTACTTTCCATGTAAGCTAATATCATCCATGTAGAATGCAGTACTTTCCATGATGAGGAAATTGTACCCAAAATGCATTATTACTTTACACCAAATTAACTAGGCACAAGGTAGCAAACCTAACATCCCTATGTAGCtaacaatcaaaacaaaaaactacACCCTAAAAATGATGCAGTAGGACTTGCGGTAGCTTCAAAGAACCAACTACACCAACAACTTCTAAAGCAAAATAAAAGCTATACTAATCCAAAAACACTACAACACTACAACCAAACTATCTAAATGTAAAATGCAGCAACCAAATGAAAAGAGATAACTTACTATACCCACACCCTTTCACCAAAAAAACCAGCgaaacccaaaaaaaaaaaaaaaagatgttgcagtAATACCAGTAGGTTTGGGACTCCACATACTGccatttttttcttcctttttcactAATACCAGTTGGGAGAAATATTTCTTAGGTTCTCAATAGCCCAGTGGGTGACACATTTAATGTTTTGAATAATATTAGACATATATTGTTCAGAACTAGTTTCCAACAATTTAAATTAACTTAGGCAATATATATAGTCCTAATCAAATGTGAATAAAATGGTTATTACAAGTTCCAAACACTTAGGCTTGAAAATATTTAGCAGTGGTAAAATATATAGTACCACAAACAAGAATTATCCACTTTTTCTTGTTGACCTAGAAAATTTGAAGACAAATACAAAGGACAGTAGGCACATCAAGGTgaatatttaacaaaataaaaatattttaaaaattaattatttacctAGAACCAACACCTAGTTCCAATAGCAATAAAATCACCAAGACACACTTGAGTTGCATAAGCCATAGCACCGTAAGCTGTAAAAACAACAAATTCGACCATGAGTTGAATTTATCAAAAACACAAGCAATACATAACAAGAACACACAGTTTAAGGAACACAAATCACAACAAATTAAGCTATAAGTTCATTTGATTGAAACTAAaacaacttatttattttaaaaccctATTTGCACCTTTTTCGCATTATCAAATTCGAAGAAAAACTACTTgcactttcaatcaattaaaaacagagTATATAAAAGGGTAAAACACGAATTAGGGTAgggataagaaaaaaaagaggaaCGACAAAAACACATCAAAAGCTAAGAGAAAATGGAGCGTGGGTTGAGGAAGTAAAGAATACCCTCTTCAATTATTTTCTCGCAAAGTTCCTTTCAATAAGCAGCGGTGGGGTTCATGACCTTACCACCCTTCGTCGTCTTCATTGTGGAAGAGTGAACCCTCTCTTTCACAAGCTCCTTAGTATtaattgttgaaccaagtgatgttcaagttttgaagaatccaaatcctttgaaggatgttgaagcctttgctGTGCTTGGttttgctgtgctggtttagcttagttctggggtagtttatatgttgtaatccaccatttgattaaatctaaagcattagcaatctcaatctttgtgaaagtaaaatgttttcaaactaagttaaaacaaccgattggtttgtcgaaacaaccgattgtttatacttaggtgttttgagaaaaagattgaaaactgtttttaaatggttaaactgttaagtaccaaaacaaccgattgattcgaggaaacaaccgattgtttgttttgggaccataacagaaaatctgttttatctttgactgagctttaaatgatttaactgcttacgctccagtcattaaatgctttgaccaatcttttaatgcaatttaagagtttgttaagatttgataacaaactacatctttgaatatattcagaaaaacagatttgagatttaagaatctttgacaagtttttgttaagagttttgagtttttcaaagagttgagattgctaagagtttgtgattgatcaaagtgtatggaataggattatgcttgtattgatttcagattatcttctgtaacaagtgtaatccttgtactctgttgaacaagtatttgtttctgtgtttgctgagattggctgtgtgttcttgaggggatcaagatcagcaatcttagtgttggtgtgttgaccaaggagagtgtgtttcttgaggtgttaaaggtcattctcttggttgttgtgtaagtgatcaaggtgtgattgcttagtggatttcctcagggtttctgagaagactggatgtagctatgggtttggagtgaaccagtataaacagctgtgtacaatctctctatctctaactctttaaattcaatttattgtgttgtttactggtataaacaacgaATTGTTTCTACGaagcaaccgattgtttttcaggtactacagcttttgcttgctgttttggctaactgaatttttgaatcaattgtttcctgagataaattcattctagttttgaaaagtttgtgaaaactctctttaaacaattcacccccctctagtttaaagccatcttttctaacaattggcatcaagagcttggttctttaaagttattcaagttgatcctaaaaatctttttaatggctgatagactaccttttggggaaggtgcttcaattaacagaccacctttgttttgtggtttgaactaccagttttggaaagtaatGAAAacatttatggaatctcttgataaaggtgtactgatcaggtcatcgggtgtgatgacgtggataGTAAACGACTACGTGGGGCGTGCTTAGCGggacacgtggacaagagaaagatgaatggtCAAAAAGTTAgcatagtcgccgtttgtggaagtggcgttctacaatgtacatagtcggttgtcACCAGGTTTTCGTATCATCGCCGTGTTAGAtgatggaagatcaggtggtcagGAATCGCCACAAGAGGCACATCGTCGGATTTCCCAGTAAACTTGGTTGAAGCTATTGGAGGTTCAGGCGTGTAGGTTCAGTAAAGATGATCATTATGTCAGCATGAAGCATGGAGGTTAAGTGAGTTGGAGGACACAGCTTGCTCATTGATgacgggattcccagagtggacattcgtcgaTGGCAAGGTTccctcagctagaacatgcatggcgtggtGGGGAGGAAGGTGGCAcctgcgacaagcgatatcacagagatgatgtactttgttgcatccgatactcgcttTGTCGGGTGGCGTTCCAGAGCGCGTTACGTGCTAGGTTACACCTTGAATAAGAGATTTGGCCGCATAACAGGATGCTACACAAAAGTGACGCTTAAGTCACTctagcccagatgatgacacgtgtagggttggatgctgcatagaaatgacgctcaaattaccccagcccagatgacgacacgtgtagggttggatgttgcatagaaatgacgctcaaatTACCCCATCCCaaatgatgacacgtgtagagttgaatgcgagccacgtgtccaaagtGTAAccgtctggagagagaaaatacctaggtataaaaggtaaacttaacagaatttgcagaggtacgtggATGACGACTCATTATTTtgttgagaacacttgagtacggtTCTACAACActtagttttctctcagtttttgggtgttcatgttactgacttgagcgtcggagcgtgGACTTGAAGCGCACGTGGTGTTAAAGCTGGTGAGGAAAGATCTTGACGAGGCATCCTTCTTGCGCttagtcaaccggcaggatcatctggcgcccaccgtggggccgtgtaaaaggtgattcccaaccacagTTCGAGTTTATTGAAGTTTTGGTGATTTCTGTTCGACTGCTTACTGTCGCAGTCGGTTTTCCGAAGTTTCACCGTTTGCTTGAGGTTCTAATCAGTAAAGTGGAGTTTCTCTGAGTTGTTGAGGTTTCTatcgattgattgctggatcaaTCGTCTCTCTGTAGTTTGTTTGAAGAGTTTGCAATCTTGTTCTGATTCAGAGTGTTTGTGATTACGATTTTGGTGTGATTTCCTGAAGTTTGTTGAGAAAGGATGAGGGCAACGCGATCCAGTTCAGTCGCGCCGTCAATCGAAGAGGACGCTGTATCTACGGCGCAGGTGATGGAAATGATGAGGACTttgcaggagaacgtggctgcatcaTGTTCTGAATAAGAGAGAATGCACGAGGCACTAGTGGCCTCACAGGCTAGAAATGAAGAGCTTAACAGAGTCAATGAAGAGTTACGTAAAGCCCTTCAGGGACAGAAGGAGCGTGCGACTGGGGACAAATCTGCACCCCCGTCCCCACCGCGTAATTTTCCAATGCCGTTTTCTCAGGAGATCATGGACACGGTGGTCCCTGCAAATGCGGTAGCGGTGAAAGCATCTTTCACCggggtggaggatcctgaggctcatctcacggcgtttcacacgcagatgatgttcTCAGGCGGTTCGGATGCAGTCTACTGCAAGGTGTTCATGAGTACTCTCAGTGGAACAGCGCTGAAGTGGTTCGTTAGTCTGCCTACCGGCCACATTACCACCTTCCAGCAGTTCTCCAAGAtgttcgtcgagcagtacatagtaaacaaggcaccgccgttggtgtcttacgatctgttcgatgtgAGGCAGTATCAAAGGGAGTCTCTGAAGGATTTTTTGAACAGATTCGGGGCTCAGATTGTTCGCTTGCCAGGTAAGGATGAAGATATGTTTGTGCACGctttcaaaaagggcgtgttgcctggACCGTTTAGTGAATCGCTGatcaggagccaccccgccacgttcgttGAAATCCGGCGATGTGTCGTGGCTCACATCACCGCTGAAAGCGAAGTTTCCGAGAAGAGAGGGAATGTGGCTCCAGCTAAgccacgcgcccagacgagGATTCAGCCGCATAGGGTGATGGAGGCggcggcagagaagaaggatcaaagggtgcatcatccttatgatccaaagaAGAGCAAGGGGAAGGGGCCAGGGCGGCCTAGAGAGTTTAATCGCCCACCGAGGTACGAGTTTGTGATGGGATTGGCTGACCTGATTGCCATTCCGAATattgctgccaggctcaaagtaccagagaagacgacggataaggtgttggggccaAAACCGGAcgcgtggtgtgagttccacaagagttttggccaTTCCATcaattcgtgcttggctttgggataccaacttgctgagttggtcaagtgtggGTTCTTGAAAGACTATTTGCTGGAGAAGCAAACGGGGCAATCGTCATGTTCACAATCAGCGAGCAGTGAGGGACAGCAGCATGAAGTACCcattcacggcgagatccacactaTAGCTGGTGGATTCTCGGGTGGTGGGTGTACTGCATCACaacggaagaaatatgcaaggtccgTGATGTCAGTAGAGGCCTTTGAGGATCACTTGCCCGATGTGGACATCAAGTTCACCAAAGAAGATCTTGGGGatgttgtgccccatgacaacgatcccattgtaaTCTCGCTCGTTACGGCGGGGAGGATGGTTCATCGGGTGTTGgtcgatcaaggaagctcgacgGATGTTATGTTTTGGCCGACCTTCGGAAAGTTACAGTTATCCCCTGACCAGCTGAGGTCATATGTGGGCTACTTATACGGTTTTGTTGGtgatcaagtggaggtcagggggtacatcgagttaaGAACGACGTTCACGGATGGGGTAGCCTCGCGCACAGATAAGATTAGGTACCTTGTTGTGAACGCTCCTTCGACATATAatatcctgttgggaaggccaacactcaacaagataggagttgtgccttcaacgaggcacatgaaggtcaagttaccttcaatggagggggtggttatcaccatccgctctgatcaaaaggaggcaaagaagtgctatgaaaacagcctcaagaacaagagatcgATGTGCCATGTAACCGCAACACCGCCCCCTGGTGTGGAGCCTAAACAGGAAAATCGGCGAGTTGTGGACACAGCATTTGAGGTGGCCACTGAAAGGGATGTGGTGATGGCGGATATTGAGGCGAGGTGCGAGAACGCCGCTCGGGTTGAGGAAGAGAAGGACTGCCCGGAAGTCGCTAGGGAGTCAGGAATCGCGAGAGCGGTGATCACCAGTGAGAAGAGGCCTCAGCCGGTCGAGGATTAGCTTGAGAAgaagattggcggcaaaacgtttaagctggggAAGACTTTAGACGATGAaacacaagaccagatcgccaaggtgatagatagacatctggacgcgtttgcatggtctgcttcagacatgccgggaattgaccctgATTTCTTGTGTCACCGCCTAACGATGGATCCTCAAGTCAAGCCAatccgacaaagaagaagaaagtttaacgaagaaaAGAGGCAGACGATCAGGGACGAGACGCATAAACTCCTTGCGGCAGGTcatatcagggagattcaatatccggaatggctcgccaatgtcgttctggtcaagaagagcaatgggaaatggcgaatGTGCGTTGATTTCACAGACTTAAATaaagcctgtccaaaggattcttatcctttgccaagtatagatgccctggtggatagtgcgtcAGGGTGTAAATTGCTCAGTTtcttggacgccttctcgggatataaccagattaagatgcatctggtggatgaggaaaagactgctttcatgacggagaggtcgtgctattgctacaaggtgatgccctttgggctgaagaatgtgggagccacgtaccagaggctaatggataagGTGCTTGCGcctatgcttgggaggaatgtaCAAGCATATGTCGACGATATGGTCGTGACGTCTCTGGAGAAGAGCAGGCACGTtgctgatctggaagagttgttcgttacaatagccaagtacaagctgaaattgaatcccgagaagtgcattttcggcgtggaggcagtGAAGTTTCTGGTTTTCCTTTTGACTGAGAGGGGAATTGAGGCAAATcccgacaagtgtgccgccattttggcgatgaggagtcctgccaccgtaaaggaggtgcaacagcttaCAGGCCGGATGGCCGCCTTGTCTCGGTTCGTATCTGCCAGTGGAGAGAAAGGCCACCCGTATTTCCAATGTCTAAAGAGGAATAATAGGTTTGTCTAGACAGGGGAATGTGAAGAAGCTTTTGTCAAGCTCAAAgagtatttggcgagcccgccggttttgtgcaaacctcAAATGGGAACGcccctcaggttgtattttgccaTAACTAAGAAGGCGATAAGTGCGGTactcgtccaggatcaagatcaagtccagaaacctatttatttcgtcagtaaggtgttgcagggcccagaagtgagatatcaggccttagAGAAAGCAGCACTGGCGGTTGTGTTTTCAGCGAGGAGGCTgcgtcattacttccagagttttACAGTGTTAGTAATGACTGAtttacccatccagaaggttttgaagaaaccgaatgtagctggaaggatggtaaAATGGACGGTGGAGTTGTTAGAAttcgatattaagtatgagccccgaggaccggtCAAGGGGCAAATTTTCgctgactttgtggtcgagctctcttcTGAAACAACGCAGAGTGcgggggatgattttcgttgggtgctctcagtggatgggtcgtctaaccagcagggtagcggagCTGGAGTTATTTTGGAGGGGCCCAACGGTGTGTTGAtagaacaatctctgaggtttgccttcaaagccaacaataatctagcggagtatgaggctttgatcgccaGAATTTTGTTGGCGAAGGAAATGGGAGCAAAGG includes:
- the LOC137834281 gene encoding uncharacterized protein; this encodes MHEALVASQARNEELNRVNEELRKALQGQKERATGDKSAPPSPPRNFPMPFSQEIMDTVVPANAVAVKASFTGVEDPEAHLTAFHTQMMFSGGSDAVYCKVFMSTLSGTALKWFVSLPTGHITTFQQFSKMFVEQYIVNKAPPLVSYDLFDVRQYQRESLKDFLNRFGAQIVRLPGKDEDMFVHAFKKGVLPGPFSESLIRSHPATFVEIRRCVVAHITAESEVSEKRGNVAPAKPRAQTRIQPHRVMEAAAEKKDQRVHHPYDPKKSKGKGPGRPREFNRPPRYEFVMGLADLIAIPNIAARLKVPEKTTDKVLGPKPDAWCEFHKSFGHSINSCLALGYQLAELVKCGFLKDYLLEKQTGQSSCSQSASSEGQQHEVPIHGEIHTIAGGFSGGGCTASQRKKYARSVMSVEAFEDHLPDVDIKFTKEDLGDVVPHDNDPIVISLVTAGRMVHRVLVDQGSSTDVMFWPTFGKLQLSPDQLRSYVGYLYGFVGDQVEEAKKCYENSLKNKRSMCHVTATPPPGVEPKQENRRVVDTAFEVATERDVVMADIEARCENAARVEEEKDCPEVARESGIARAVITSEKRPQPVED